One genomic window of Synechococcales cyanobacterium T60_A2020_003 includes the following:
- a CDS encoding N-acetylmuramoyl-L-alanine amidase, which yields MMLALPAQAAQLLYWNFDSDGNRLTFTTDDGVQPRAQLVFDPTRIVIDLPGTTLGRSQVNQLVNQDGVQEVRIGQFDARTTRLVIELKPGYTVDPLQVQVTGDAPNQWTVQLPPLQAPDTSTTAALPGFTVDTSGAATQLERLQVTADGLFIRTAGSPPELEVERSRDRRQITIDLPNTVVSPALLAQTQTIAELGISQLSFSQVEGEELLARITMTVDEDSPDWRANASNLGGIVLLPKGRVVALVSDDRVVEPPPPAIQPSQGSPPAPAPVAPSEPVMTAQTSLATIEAITLEDNQSQLVIEGDRPLTFNSGWDRATTDYRIEILGAQLAQNITGPQLTADSPLLRVRVRQETPDTVVLLVQPAAGAVVGDLNRPNQQTLALSIGRRENQVIPVQLPANSVNRYPSVADLPVIPDGRVLVVLDPGHGGPDPGAIGINGIQEKTIVMAIAKDVAAVLEEQGVQAVLTLTEDRDLGLEPRVALAEQLDADLFVSIHANSIDLSRPDVNGVETYYYYSDASARLAQLIHNSVIQGTGSIDRGVRTARFYVLVNTTMPAVLVETGFVTGSIDAYNLTDPDFQEQMAQSIAQGILLYIQQNL from the coding sequence ATGATGCTAGCCTTACCCGCTCAAGCGGCCCAGTTGTTGTACTGGAACTTTGATTCCGATGGGAATCGCCTCACCTTCACAACCGACGATGGGGTCCAGCCACGCGCCCAGTTAGTCTTTGATCCAACGCGGATTGTGATTGATCTGCCCGGTACGACGCTGGGGCGATCGCAGGTGAATCAGCTTGTGAACCAGGACGGTGTGCAGGAAGTTCGGATTGGGCAATTTGACGCACGAACGACACGCCTAGTCATCGAGCTTAAACCGGGCTATACCGTTGATCCGCTCCAGGTGCAGGTAACTGGCGATGCCCCCAACCAGTGGACGGTGCAGCTTCCCCCTCTGCAAGCACCCGACACGTCAACAACAGCCGCTCTGCCTGGGTTCACGGTGGATACCTCTGGGGCAGCGACCCAGCTAGAGCGGCTCCAGGTTACGGCGGATGGCCTGTTTATCCGCACCGCAGGCAGCCCACCAGAGTTGGAGGTTGAACGGAGTCGCGATCGCCGCCAAATTACGATTGATCTGCCGAATACGGTCGTTTCACCCGCACTACTCGCCCAAACCCAGACGATCGCAGAGTTGGGCATTAGTCAGTTGAGCTTTAGTCAAGTGGAGGGCGAGGAACTGTTAGCCCGAATTACGATGACGGTGGATGAAGACAGTCCAGATTGGCGGGCAAACGCCAGTAATTTAGGCGGTATCGTGCTTCTACCCAAAGGTCGAGTGGTTGCCTTGGTGAGCGATGATCGCGTAGTTGAACCTCCTCCCCCGGCAATCCAACCATCCCAGGGTTCGCCGCCTGCGCCTGCTCCTGTGGCTCCGTCTGAACCCGTCATGACTGCCCAGACCTCCCTCGCCACCATTGAAGCGATCACCTTGGAAGATAACCAGTCTCAGCTTGTGATTGAGGGCGATCGCCCCTTGACCTTTAACAGCGGATGGGATCGCGCAACTACGGACTACCGCATTGAAATTTTGGGAGCACAGCTTGCCCAAAACATTACGGGGCCTCAGCTTACTGCCGATAGTCCCCTCTTGCGAGTCCGAGTCCGCCAGGAAACACCCGATACGGTCGTTTTGCTGGTGCAGCCTGCCGCTGGAGCGGTAGTTGGAGACCTCAATCGCCCGAATCAACAGACCCTAGCCCTGAGCATCGGACGACGGGAAAATCAAGTCATTCCGGTTCAGTTGCCCGCTAACTCCGTTAACAGGTACCCGTCCGTAGCTGATTTGCCTGTGATTCCCGATGGCCGTGTCTTGGTCGTTCTCGATCCAGGTCACGGCGGCCCCGACCCTGGTGCGATTGGCATTAACGGCATTCAGGAAAAAACTATCGTGATGGCGATCGCCAAAGATGTCGCCGCTGTTTTGGAAGAGCAAGGCGTGCAAGCGGTTCTTACCCTCACTGAAGATCGCGATCTGGGTCTAGAACCCCGCGTTGCTCTGGCCGAACAGCTTGATGCCGACCTGTTTGTGAGCATTCATGCGAATTCCATCGATCTGAGCCGACCCGACGTGAACGGTGTGGAAACCTATTACTACTATTCCGATGCCTCCGCGAGGCTGGCTCAGCTCATTCATAACAGCGTAATTCAGGGCACAGGTTCGATCGACCGAGGCGTTAGAACTGCCCGCTTCTACGTCTTGGTCAACACAACGATGCCCGCCGTTTTGGTGGAAACCGGATTCGTGACCGGATCAATTGATGCGTATAACTTGACCGATCCGGATTTCCAAGAACAGATGGCGCAATCGATCGCCCAGGGAATTTTGCTGTATATTCAACAAAACCTTTAA
- a CDS encoding serine hydroxymethyltransferase has translation MTQTNLDFLASVDPTVAGLIQNELQRQRDHLELIASENFTSAAVMAAQGSVLTNKYAEGLPSKRYYGGCEFVDEIEQIAIDRIKQLFGAAHANVQPHSGAQANFAVFLSLLEPGDTIMGMDLSHGGHLTHGSPVNVSGKWFKVVQYGVSPETEQLDYDQIRDLALQHRPKLLICGYSAYPRVIHFDKFRAIADEVGAYLLADIAHIAGLVATGHHPSPIPHCDVVTTTTHKTLRGPRGGLIMTRDPELGKKFDKAVFPGSQGGPLEHVIAAKAVAFGEALQPSFKTYSGQVIQNAQAMAAQLQARGIKLVSNGTDNHLMLLDLRSVGMTGKVADQLVSEVNITANKNTVPFDPESPFVTSGLRLGSPAMTTRGMGTEEFVEIGNIIADRLLNPEDSAVASDCLRRVAALCERFPLYPHLTVVSPSPAMV, from the coding sequence GTGACTCAAACGAATTTAGACTTTTTGGCTAGTGTTGACCCGACCGTCGCTGGACTGATTCAAAATGAGCTTCAACGCCAGCGCGACCACCTGGAACTGATTGCCAGCGAAAACTTTACCTCGGCGGCGGTGATGGCTGCCCAGGGATCAGTTCTGACCAACAAGTACGCAGAAGGCCTACCCAGCAAGCGCTACTACGGGGGCTGCGAATTTGTGGATGAAATCGAGCAAATCGCCATCGATCGCATCAAGCAATTGTTCGGCGCTGCCCATGCCAACGTTCAACCTCACTCTGGCGCACAGGCAAACTTTGCTGTGTTTCTCTCACTTCTGGAGCCGGGCGACACGATTATGGGCATGGATCTGTCCCACGGCGGACACCTGACCCACGGCTCTCCCGTCAACGTCTCTGGAAAGTGGTTTAAGGTGGTGCAGTACGGCGTTAGCCCGGAAACTGAACAGCTTGATTACGATCAAATTCGGGATTTAGCCCTTCAGCACCGTCCCAAGTTGCTCATCTGCGGCTACTCGGCCTATCCCCGTGTGATTCACTTTGACAAGTTCCGGGCGATCGCCGATGAAGTCGGAGCCTATCTCTTGGCAGACATTGCCCACATTGCCGGACTGGTGGCTACCGGGCATCACCCCAGCCCCATTCCCCACTGCGATGTTGTCACCACCACCACCCATAAAACCCTGCGCGGCCCCCGGGGTGGACTGATCATGACCCGTGATCCAGAGTTGGGCAAGAAGTTTGATAAGGCCGTATTTCCAGGAAGTCAGGGAGGCCCGCTAGAACACGTAATCGCCGCGAAGGCCGTTGCTTTTGGCGAAGCCCTTCAGCCCAGCTTTAAGACCTATTCCGGTCAGGTCATTCAAAACGCCCAGGCGATGGCCGCCCAGCTTCAGGCGCGGGGCATCAAGCTGGTGTCCAATGGTACGGATAACCACCTTATGCTATTGGATCTGCGGTCGGTGGGGATGACAGGTAAGGTTGCTGACCAGTTGGTAAGTGAGGTCAACATTACCGCAAACAAGAACACGGTTCCCTTTGATCCAGAGTCGCCCTTTGTCACCAGCGGTCTGCGCTTGGGTTCGCCAGCAATGACCACCCGTGGCATGGGCACCGAGGAATTTGTGGAAATTGGCAATATCATTGCCGATCGTCTTCTCAATCCAGAAGATAGTGCCGTTGCTAGTGACTGTTTACGTCGGGTTGCGGCGCTGTGCGAACGTTTCCCGCTGTATCCTCATCTCACGGTCGTTTCCCCCAGTCCTGCTATGGTCTAG
- a CDS encoding histidine kinase gives MTDITQKDVSLYELALSCEQSVHPLQVSPTIFKSMLGTVIDFLLEEQLPATLWMKLPRGALWQAEVNRLYEMANVPYIVYLLKNANSDETEPSSSATAHRNGAGLEADAALEMETDLDDPEADTPSPFEGSDDFFDDLTAIQAQTIEQGTKIVLTLAPNSQLRREYFVLAQTAPLSILMLAHRPRSVRSSQSSEPPLGTNAPLLMRMSIKEVNDSEASASCKHPLLGICSFQAQTIHYVFDGIRQAIASGQASGEPSPDASYVLEHWDTLASHIVDDPDLGLVGRFFNRQIQRQEDLWRNSAAARQKATMVSELQLLNEELLNANRLKDEFLQTVGQQLRTPLSSMKTALTLLNSLNLKPPQRQRYMDLLTQECDRQSSLITGVLDLLQLEHAAEDTPMQPLRLVDVVPAVVSTYQPLAQEKGVMLAYTIPDDLPAVSCASAWLRQIVINLLHNGIKFTPTGGQVWVTACQQGDYVQIEFRDTGIGIPAAEIPTIFERFYKARQMSDEDSSGVGLGLSIVQQLLLNCGGSISVKSKVGEGSSFNILLPIYARQ, from the coding sequence ATGACAGACATTACCCAAAAGGATGTATCGCTCTACGAACTTGCTCTGAGTTGCGAACAATCCGTTCATCCCCTGCAAGTCAGCCCCACCATCTTCAAATCCATGTTGGGCACCGTAATCGATTTTCTGCTGGAGGAGCAGCTTCCCGCAACGCTATGGATGAAATTGCCACGGGGAGCACTATGGCAGGCAGAAGTGAATCGTTTATACGAAATGGCGAATGTCCCGTACATCGTTTACCTTCTCAAAAATGCGAATTCGGATGAAACAGAGCCGTCTTCTTCTGCAACTGCCCATCGCAACGGGGCTGGACTTGAGGCAGACGCCGCCCTGGAGATGGAGACCGATTTAGATGATCCTGAAGCAGACACGCCATCACCCTTTGAAGGTTCAGACGATTTTTTTGATGACCTCACTGCAATCCAGGCTCAAACCATAGAACAGGGCACAAAAATAGTTCTAACGCTCGCTCCCAATAGCCAACTGCGTCGTGAGTACTTTGTTCTGGCGCAGACTGCTCCACTCTCGATTTTGATGCTGGCCCATCGACCGCGATCGGTGCGTAGTTCTCAATCGTCGGAACCCCCACTCGGTACAAATGCGCCTCTCTTGATGCGGATGTCCATAAAAGAGGTGAATGATTCGGAAGCGTCAGCATCCTGTAAGCATCCCTTACTGGGCATTTGCTCATTTCAAGCCCAAACCATTCACTATGTGTTTGATGGCATTCGGCAGGCGATCGCCTCTGGGCAAGCGAGTGGAGAACCGTCACCGGACGCTAGCTATGTATTGGAACACTGGGACACCTTGGCATCCCATATTGTTGACGATCCAGATCTTGGCTTGGTCGGGAGGTTCTTTAATCGCCAAATTCAACGACAGGAGGATCTCTGGCGCAATAGCGCTGCCGCCCGTCAAAAAGCCACTATGGTGTCTGAGCTTCAGTTGCTAAACGAGGAATTGCTCAACGCTAACCGTTTGAAGGATGAATTTCTACAAACGGTTGGGCAGCAGTTACGCACGCCCTTGAGTTCAATGAAAACGGCTCTGACCCTCCTGAACTCGCTCAACCTGAAGCCTCCCCAGCGTCAGCGATATATGGATCTACTTACCCAGGAGTGCGATCGCCAGAGTTCTCTGATTACAGGCGTTTTAGATTTGCTCCAGCTAGAGCACGCAGCTGAAGATACCCCGATGCAACCTCTCCGCCTTGTGGATGTCGTACCTGCGGTGGTCAGCACCTATCAGCCCCTAGCCCAGGAAAAGGGAGTCATGCTGGCGTACACTATTCCCGACGACCTTCCAGCGGTTTCGTGTGCTAGTGCATGGTTACGACAGATTGTGATTAATCTACTGCACAACGGCATTAAGTTTACGCCGACGGGGGGGCAAGTTTGGGTTACGGCCTGTCAGCAGGGTGACTATGTGCAGATCGAGTTTCGGGATACGGGGATTGGGATTCCCGCCGCCGAAATTCCCACGATCTTTGAGCGATTCTATAAAGCCCGCCAGATGAGCGATGAGGATTCTAGCGGCGTCGGGTTAGGATTATCGATCGTGCAACAGCTTTTGTTGAATTGCGGCGGCTCTATTTCGGTCAAAAGTAAGGTCGGTGAAGGATCGTCTTTCAATATCTTGCTCCCGATCTATGCCCGTCAGTGA